In Cryomorphaceae bacterium, the following are encoded in one genomic region:
- a CDS encoding type II toxin-antitoxin system PemK/MazF family toxin: MRQGEIWYCSLNPVKGSEQAGHRPVVILSGDLMIKCLKVVIVCPLTTSVKNYKGNVVLKSNKANGLKKTSEVLVFHIRSVSKDRLTKCIGKISDSELDEMKKGLGEMLRY; encoded by the coding sequence ATGAGGCAGGGCGAAATCTGGTATTGTTCACTCAACCCTGTAAAGGGAAGTGAACAGGCGGGCCATCGTCCGGTAGTGATTTTAAGCGGTGACCTGATGATCAAGTGTTTGAAAGTGGTGATTGTTTGTCCATTGACAACCAGTGTAAAAAACTACAAAGGCAATGTAGTGCTTAAGTCCAATAAGGCAAACGGGTTGAAAAAAACCTCAGAAGTTCTGGTTTTCCATATTCGCAGCGTTTCAAAAGACCGGTTGACGAAATGTATCGGCAAGATTTCTGATTCGGAACTCGATGAAATGAAGAAAGGGCTGGGGGAGATGTTGAGGTATTGA
- a CDS encoding CopG family transcriptional regulator gives MSTFTTSLPDDLLQLLAEHAQKLSVPKNALIEKALRIYLDQLTRAEYIQSYKRAAQDEDVMKIAEEGMEDYFRQLENADQPK, from the coding sequence ATGTCAACCTTTACCACTTCACTTCCAGATGATTTGCTCCAATTGCTCGCAGAGCACGCGCAAAAGCTTTCTGTGCCCAAAAATGCTTTAATCGAGAAAGCATTGCGCATCTACCTCGATCAGCTTACACGTGCGGAGTATATCCAATCCTACAAGCGCGCTGCTCAGGATGAGGATGTAATGAAAATTGCCGAAGAGGGAATGGAAGATTACTTCCGTCAGCTCGAAAACGCCGATCAACCCAAATGA
- a CDS encoding DUF962 domain-containing protein, with product MQSKIQPLFDKYGESHQNPANKAIHWICVPIIFFTIIGLLSLIPLAGADTAVAPGLLPYLHLGTLVIVVGVLFFLRLSIPVAIGMLAISALVLYGVKVVNLNFPDSALYAYLSLFVLAWVGQFIGHQIEGKKPSFIDDLKFLLIGPAWLLHFIYQKMGINY from the coding sequence ATGCAAAGCAAAATACAACCATTGTTCGACAAGTACGGCGAAAGCCATCAGAACCCGGCCAACAAAGCCATACACTGGATATGTGTTCCTATCATCTTTTTCACCATCATCGGTCTGCTCTCTCTCATTCCGCTGGCCGGTGCCGATACTGCTGTTGCCCCCGGGTTGTTACCCTACCTTCACCTCGGAACGCTGGTCATTGTGGTAGGAGTGCTTTTCTTTTTGAGATTGTCTATCCCCGTCGCTATAGGAATGCTGGCCATATCGGCGTTGGTGCTGTACGGTGTTAAGGTGGTAAATCTCAACTTTCCCGATTCAGCCCTCTACGCGTACCTCTCGCTCTTTGTGTTGGCATGGGTGGGGCAGTTCATCGGACATCAGATTGAGGGGAAGAAGCCTTCCTTTATTGATGACCTTAAATTTCTGTTAATCGGGCCGGCATGGCTGCTGCATTTCATCTACCAGAAAATGGGAATCAACTACTGA
- a CDS encoding cupin domain-containing protein, with product MPTDVNSKEIVLNLEKDGEVFVFYGDPDNKAPSVTFKSVWAPNTTGPGFHVHTKQQETFYVVSGTMVGRMKGHKDVILGPGESFVVPPGAVHTFYNASKVEPLETRITLEPALDFQRFITEMAMVTISKNGSQKDLSLLPELGYIMWKYRDEQRIGGMPLFVENMLLGTLVVIAKLTGKAKKIGTRQR from the coding sequence ATGCCAACAGATGTAAATTCCAAAGAAATCGTTCTCAATCTCGAGAAAGACGGAGAAGTATTTGTGTTTTACGGAGACCCCGACAACAAAGCACCATCCGTAACTTTCAAAAGTGTTTGGGCGCCCAACACCACCGGCCCCGGTTTTCATGTTCACACAAAGCAACAGGAAACCTTCTATGTAGTCTCGGGAACAATGGTGGGGCGCATGAAAGGACACAAGGATGTCATACTCGGCCCCGGGGAGTCATTCGTGGTTCCGCCGGGTGCAGTGCACACCTTTTACAATGCCAGTAAAGTAGAGCCCCTTGAAACCCGAATCACATTGGAACCCGCGCTCGATTTTCAAAGGTTTATCACCGAGATGGCCATGGTAACCATCAGCAAAAACGGTAGCCAGAAAGACCTTTCGCTTTTGCCTGAACTCGGTTATATCATGTGGAAATACCGCGATGAACAACGCATAGGTGGTATGCCGCTATTTGTTGAAAATATGTTGCTCGGTACTCTGGTCGTTATCGCAAAGCTCACCGGTAAAGCAAAGAAAATAGGGACGAGACAGCGATAG
- the fdhD gene encoding formate dehydrogenase accessory sulfurtransferase FdhD, protein MKRSARYEGRLHRAGEPEKAVHDALVIEHPLQIIINGEALSITMQTPGDEVDLVRGLLYSEDIYRNSNEPDIQLIQGKNELIDRVELIMDQSLMGDGYRNSRQLLSVASCGICGRTEFIGRKGSLENEAALSPDAIHQLFTTMRSGQTLFSETGGCHGAAVFNRQGQLLVVREDIGRHNAVDKAIGALLRSDQLKQGAIMLVSGRVSYEIVSKCFMAGIPQLAAVSAPSSLAVDFSKELGVELLAFCRDGRVTRYA, encoded by the coding sequence GTGAAAAGGAGTGCCCGCTACGAAGGGCGGCTGCATCGAGCCGGAGAGCCCGAAAAAGCAGTACACGACGCGCTGGTTATTGAGCACCCCTTGCAAATCATCATCAATGGCGAGGCGCTGAGCATTACGATGCAAACACCTGGCGATGAGGTTGATTTGGTGCGCGGCTTGTTGTACAGCGAAGACATTTACCGCAATTCCAACGAACCCGACATTCAACTTATTCAAGGTAAAAACGAGCTGATTGACCGGGTTGAACTCATCATGGACCAATCACTTATGGGCGATGGCTACCGCAATTCGCGGCAACTGCTTTCGGTAGCTTCGTGCGGTATTTGCGGGCGAACGGAATTTATTGGAAGAAAGGGTTCACTGGAAAATGAAGCGGCCCTTTCTCCGGATGCCATTCACCAACTGTTTACCACGATGCGCAGCGGTCAAACCCTTTTCAGCGAAACCGGCGGCTGCCATGGTGCGGCCGTTTTTAACCGGCAAGGCCAGTTGCTGGTGGTTCGCGAGGACATTGGCCGACACAACGCGGTGGACAAAGCCATTGGGGCCCTGTTGCGCAGCGACCAACTTAAACAGGGCGCGATCATGCTGGTGAGTGGCCGGGTGAGTTACGAGATTGTTTCGAAGTGTTTTATGGCCGGCATTCCTCAACTGGCAGCGGTTTCTGCTCCTTCTAGTTTAGCAGTGGATTTTTCAAAAGAATTGGGTGTGGAGTTGCTGGCGTTTTGCAGGGATGGACGGGTGACGAGGTATGCTTGA
- a CDS encoding AraC family transcriptional regulator, whose protein sequence is MSGLKQGLDDPLLFFPQTEPLSDMVQLIWQIDRFNPYCQEVIVPMGVVEVIFNFGVEQAFKASLYNKEFVLPQCFVQGYHHAPIKLYLPENQSLFGVVFHASSVYHLFGVPAGEFAASCIDLALVNASISELWYRLAEEASFQKRIDIVAQWLLPASPRLSKREKAFGEILSLASLAELSVAGLSDTLCYSPRHLTRKFRELTGMNSEQTLLYLKYLKARRLMHGSNLSLSQIAHSAGFFDQPHFIRTFKQFTRLTPGEYRKLMGPIEGHYFQNVR, encoded by the coding sequence ATGAGCGGCCTCAAACAAGGTTTAGATGATCCGTTGCTCTTTTTTCCCCAAACAGAGCCGCTGAGCGATATGGTTCAGTTGATATGGCAGATAGATCGCTTCAACCCCTATTGTCAGGAGGTGATTGTGCCCATGGGTGTGGTTGAGGTAATCTTCAATTTTGGAGTTGAACAAGCGTTTAAGGCCAGCCTGTACAACAAGGAGTTTGTTCTACCCCAGTGCTTTGTGCAGGGTTATCATCATGCCCCAATTAAGCTGTACCTTCCAGAAAATCAATCGCTTTTTGGTGTTGTTTTCCATGCCTCATCGGTGTACCACCTGTTTGGAGTTCCGGCCGGAGAGTTTGCAGCGTCCTGTATTGACCTCGCTTTGGTAAATGCTTCCATTAGCGAATTATGGTATCGTTTGGCCGAAGAAGCGTCCTTTCAGAAAAGAATTGACATCGTTGCCCAATGGCTGCTGCCTGCCAGTCCGCGTTTGAGCAAGCGCGAAAAGGCCTTTGGTGAGATACTTTCACTTGCAAGCCTTGCAGAATTATCCGTTGCGGGTTTATCGGATACATTGTGTTATTCTCCTCGACACCTGACACGTAAATTTCGAGAGCTAACAGGAATGAATAGCGAACAAACCTTGCTGTACCTCAAGTACCTAAAAGCAAGAAGGCTTATGCATGGTTCAAACCTCAGCCTTTCGCAGATTGCGCACAGTGCGGGATTTTTTGACCAACCCCACTTCATCAGAACATTCAAACAGTTTACCCGGCTGACTCCGGGTGAATACCGCAAATTGATGGGCCCCATTGAAGGGCACTACTTTCAAAATGTCCGATAA
- a CDS encoding porin, with translation MKHPFRAAAFGLILAALVAVQTTSAQPEDTLVVKEAATFLPEKKWTDVINIRGYTQMRYNRLFETNPDLQCEQCDRSWGGDGGFFFRRIRIIFFGNVHERVYFYIQPDFASSPGGGRQQFAQIRDAYFDLALDNKKEFRFRIGQSKVPFGFENLQSSQNRIPLDRNDGLNSAVANERDIGVFFYWAPFKIRKLFAEIQQKGLKHSGDYGVVGFGVFNGQTANQPDLNRKFHTVGRFTYPIQFANGQIIEPGIQGYTGEVVLPFVTEGVQGNPDFAYTDQRAAATFVLYPQPFGIQAEYNIGRGPEYIPTENRIDVRDLHGGYATLCYKFEWGEQLFFPFGRYHYYEGGKKHERDATKHRVQELEIGVEWQPIKNFELVAMYTISRRTAENAINPMNTEAGRLLRLQFQLNF, from the coding sequence TTGAAGCATCCATTTCGCGCAGCAGCCTTTGGGCTCATTTTGGCAGCCCTGGTGGCTGTACAAACAACTTCGGCGCAACCTGAAGATACGTTAGTGGTAAAAGAGGCGGCCACCTTTTTACCTGAGAAAAAATGGACCGATGTAATCAATATCAGGGGTTACACCCAGATGCGTTACAATCGTTTGTTCGAGACCAACCCGGATCTGCAATGCGAGCAATGCGATCGCTCCTGGGGTGGAGACGGAGGGTTCTTTTTTCGAAGGATTCGGATCATCTTTTTTGGTAACGTTCACGAGCGGGTCTATTTCTATATCCAGCCGGATTTTGCTTCATCGCCTGGTGGCGGAAGGCAGCAGTTTGCACAAATCCGTGATGCTTATTTTGATCTGGCATTAGACAATAAAAAGGAGTTTCGTTTCAGGATAGGCCAGAGCAAGGTGCCCTTTGGGTTTGAGAACCTTCAGTCGAGCCAAAACCGTATTCCCCTCGACCGAAACGACGGCTTGAACAGTGCCGTGGCCAATGAGCGCGACATTGGAGTTTTCTTCTATTGGGCTCCTTTTAAGATCCGAAAACTCTTTGCTGAAATTCAGCAAAAAGGCTTGAAGCACAGTGGCGATTACGGCGTGGTGGGCTTCGGTGTTTTCAACGGGCAAACCGCCAACCAGCCCGACTTGAATCGGAAATTTCACACTGTGGGGCGCTTTACCTATCCCATTCAATTTGCCAACGGTCAGATTATTGAACCCGGTATTCAGGGTTACACCGGTGAAGTGGTGCTTCCATTCGTTACTGAAGGTGTGCAGGGCAATCCTGACTTTGCCTACACAGATCAACGTGCGGCTGCCACATTTGTATTGTATCCACAGCCTTTTGGAATTCAGGCGGAGTACAACATTGGTCGGGGGCCTGAGTACATTCCAACCGAGAACCGCATTGATGTGCGCGATCTGCACGGAGGATATGCCACGCTGTGCTACAAATTTGAATGGGGTGAGCAGTTGTTTTTTCCCTTTGGGCGCTACCACTATTATGAAGGAGGGAAGAAGCACGAACGCGACGCCACCAAACACCGAGTGCAGGAGTTGGAAATTGGAGTAGAATGGCAGCCCATCAAGAACTTTGAGCTGGTAGCCATGTACACCATCTCGCGCAGAACTGCTGAGAATGCCATCAACCCGATGAACACCGAAGCCGGTCGGTTGCTGCGTTTGCAGTTTCAGTTGAATTTCTGA
- a CDS encoding RNA pseudouridine synthase: MQVVYEDNHVIAVNKRAGDIVQGDHTGDMPLSEVIKEYLKIKYNKQGNVYCGVVHRLDRPVSGLVLFARTSKALPRLNASFSTREVQKTYWAVVKQAPPQNEGRLVHQLYKVEKQNKSYVSKEVRSDSKEARLHYRLLAKSNDYYLLEILPETGRHHQIRVQLAAMGCPIKGDLKYGFDRSNPNGGIHLHARALSLIHPVKKEPVSWVAPVPDDPLWQYFQGVAE; the protein is encoded by the coding sequence CTGCAGGTGGTGTATGAAGACAACCATGTGATTGCTGTCAACAAGCGCGCAGGAGATATTGTGCAGGGCGATCACACAGGCGATATGCCGCTGAGCGAGGTGATAAAGGAGTATCTCAAAATCAAATACAACAAACAGGGTAATGTGTACTGTGGCGTGGTACATCGCTTAGACCGACCCGTGAGTGGTTTGGTGCTTTTTGCCCGTACCAGCAAGGCACTTCCGCGATTGAATGCGTCTTTCAGCACGCGCGAAGTGCAGAAAACCTATTGGGCTGTGGTAAAGCAAGCCCCGCCGCAAAATGAAGGTAGGCTGGTGCATCAGCTCTACAAGGTAGAGAAGCAAAACAAGAGCTATGTAAGCAAAGAAGTGCGTAGCGATTCCAAAGAAGCCCGTCTGCATTACAGGCTACTTGCCAAAAGCAATGATTATTACCTCCTGGAGATACTGCCCGAAACAGGGAGACATCATCAAATCAGGGTACAACTGGCAGCCATGGGGTGTCCCATCAAAGGCGACCTGAAATACGGCTTTGACCGCTCCAATCCCAACGGTGGTATTCACTTACACGCCCGCGCACTCAGTTTGATACACCCGGTGAAAAAGGAGCCTGTAAGTTGGGTGGCTCCAGTGCCCGATGACCCGCTTTGGCAGTATTTTCAAGGTGTTGCGGAGTAG